A DNA window from Corvus cornix cornix isolate S_Up_H32 chromosome 13, ASM73873v5, whole genome shotgun sequence contains the following coding sequences:
- the AFAP1L1 gene encoding actin filament-associated protein 1-like 1 isoform X1 yields the protein MDRLSVLDQLLPELSVLLKLLDHEYLSATTQEKKLAVSTILQKLQPPAGKDVDYMYVNTASLGNGTSFVESLFEEFDCDLGDLQDMQEEEGDTSDGIGLELAGNQTAKPVPVDPAPPLPTTPPPEDYYEEALPLGPGKAPEYITSRNSSSPPNSIEDGYYEDADSSYPVTRINGEQKNSYNDSDAMSSSYESYDEEEEEGKGQQLTHQWPSEEASMNLVKDCRICAFLLRKKRFGQWAKQLTIIRDSKLLCYKSSKDRQPHVEVPLSTCNVIYVPKDGRRKKHELRFSLPGAEALVLAVQSKEQAEEWLKVIKEASSPAAGGMEAPTSPAMPCKMELDKRLSQEKHTSDSDSVAMGDTGSPATRRDHGEHGKGKKSGLADLKGSMSRAAGKKITRIISFSKKKPSPEDNQTSSTEEDIPCCGYLSVLVNQCWKERWCRLKGNTLYFHKDRTDLRTHVNAIVLRGCEVVPGLGPKHPFAFRILRHGQEVTALEASCSEDLGRWLGLLLVETGSQTAPEALHYDYVDVETIANIVTAVRHSYLWASSSQDHRADSSRVVYDDVPYEKVQQAEEEPGRPGGAQVKRHASSCSEKSRRVDPQVKVKRHASSANQYRYGKNRAEEDARRFLTEKEKLEKEKASIRSELMLLRKEKRELREAMKGSTGPRLQELEQRVAGLEERCRQKEESRVDLELKLTEVKEQLKQSLAGGPALGLAVTSKAENGETTNKPNGGPPEHLVPVNCAAELRKRSPSIIPANTGSVLRKAKEWEKKQT from the exons TGCTGGaccagctcctgccagagctCAGCGTCCTGCTCAAGCTGCTGGACCACGAGTACCTGAGTGCCACCACGCAGGAGAAGAAGCTGGCTGTCTCCACCAtcctgcagaagctgcagccGCCTGCAG GGAAGGATGTGGACTACATGTACGTCAACACAGCGTCCCTGGGCAACGGCACCAGCTTCGTGGAGTCCCTCTTTGAGGAGTTTG ACTGTGACCTGGGGGACCTGCAGGAcatgcaggaggaggagggggacaCCAGCGACGGCATTGGCTTGGAACTGGCAGGGAACCAGACGGCCAAACCT GTTCCTGTGGATCCTGCTCCTCCACTGCCCACCACTCCCCCTCCTGAGGATTACTACGAGGAAGCGCTGCCCCTGGGCCCTGGCAAGGCCCCTGAGTACATCACCTCCCGCA ACAGCTCCAGCCCCCCCAATTCCATCGAGGACGGCTATTACGAGGATGCAGACAGCAGCTACCCCGTCACCAGGATAAATGGGGAGCAAAAAAACTCCT ACAATGACTCGGATGCCATGAGCAGCTCTTACGAGTCCTAtgacgaggaggaggaggagggcaagGGCCAGCAGCTGACACACCAGTGGCCCTCGGAGGAGGCCTCCATGAACCTGGTGAAGGATTGCCGGATCTGCGCATTCCTCCTGCGCAAGAAGCGCTTCGGGCAGTGGGCCAAGCAGCTCACCATCATCCGGGACAGCAAACTGCTG TGCTACAAAAGCTCCAAGGACCGGCAGCCACATGTGGAGGTGCCCCTGAGCACCTGCAACGTCATTTATGTCCCCAAGGACGGGCGGCGCAAGAAGCACGAGCTGCGGTTCTCGCTGCCGGGGGCCGAGGCACTGGTGCTGGCGGTGCAGAGCAAGGAGCAGGCTGAGGAGTGGCTCAAG gtgATAAAGGAAGCCAGCAGTCCAGCAGCGGGCGGGATGGAGGCCCCCACCTCCCCAGCGATGCCGTGCAAGATGGAGCTGGATAAG CGGCTGTCCCAGGAGAAGCACACCTCAGACTCGGACAGTGTGGCCATGGGTGACACCGGGTCCCCGGCCACCCGCAGAGACCACGGCGAGCATG ggaaaggcaaaaagaGCGGCCTGGCTGACCTGAAGGGCTCGATGAGCCGGGCAGCGGGGAAGAAGATCACCAGGATCATCAGCTTCTCCAAGAAGAAGCCATCCCCCGAGGACAACCAGACCTCCTCCACCGAGGAGGACATCCCCTGCTGCG GCTACCTCAGCGTGCTGGTGAACCAGTGCTGGAAGGAGCGCTGGTGTCGCCTCAAGGGCAACACCCTCTACTTCCACAAGGACCGCACGGACCTGCGCACGCACGTGAACGCCATCGTCCTGCGGGGCTGCGAGGTGGTGCCCGGGCTGGGCCCCAAGCACCCCTTTGCCTTCCGCATCCTGCGCCACGGGCAGGAGGTGACGGCGCTGGAG GCAAGCTGCTCCGAAGACCTGGGCCGCTGGCTGGGTCTCCTGTTGGTGGAGACAGGCTCCCAGACAGCCCCAGAGGCCTTGCACTATGACTACGTGGATGTGGAGACCATTGCTAACATCGTGACGGCCGTGAGACACTCCTACCT GTGGGCCAGCTCTTCCCAGGATCACCGAGCGGACTCCTCCCGGGTGGTGTACGATGATGTCCCCTATGAGAAGGTTCAG caggcagaggaggagccGGGGCGGCCGGGTGGGGCCCAGGTGAAGCGCCACGCCTCGTCCTGCAGCGAGAAATCGCGGAGGGTGGACCCGCAAGTCAAAGTGAAGAGACACGCATCCA GTGCCAACCAGTACAGGTACGGCAAGAACCGGGCCGAGGAGGACGCCAGGCGATTCCTGACggagaaggagaagctggagaaggagaaggcaTCGATCCGCAGCGAGCTGATGTTGCTGCGGAAGGAGAAGCGGGAGCTGCGGGAAGCCATGAAGGGCAGCACGG GGCcgaggctgcaggagctggagcagcggGTGGCGGGGCTGGAGGAGCGATGCCGGCAGAAGGAGGAGTCTCGGGTCGATCTGGAGCTCAAGCTGACCGAGgtgaaggagcagctgaagcagtCGCTAGCAGGAGggccagccctggggctggctgTGACCAGCAAGGCTGAGAATGGG GAAACTACAAACAAGCCAAACGGGGGCCCCCCGGAGCACTTGGTCCCTGTGaactgtgcagcagagctgaggaagaGAAGCCCCTCCATCATCCCTGCCAACACGGGAAGCGTGCTGCGGAAAGCCAAG gaatGGGAAAAGAAGCAGACTTAA
- the AFAP1L1 gene encoding actin filament-associated protein 1-like 1 isoform X2, translating into MDRLSVLDQLLPELSVLLKLLDHEYLSATTQEKKLAVSTILQKLQPPAGKDVDYMYVNTASLGNGTSFVESLFEEFDCDLGDLQDMQEEEGDTSDGIGLELAGNQTAKPVPVDPAPPLPTTPPPEDYYEEALPLGPGKAPEYITSRNSSSPPNSIEDGYYEDADSSYPVTRINGEQKNSYNDSDAMSSSYESYDEEEEEGKGQQLTHQWPSEEASMNLVKDCRICAFLLRKKRFGQWAKQLTIIRDSKLLCYKSSKDRQPHVEVPLSTCNVIYVPKDGRRKKHELRFSLPGAEALVLAVQSKEQAEEWLKVIKEASSPAAGGMEAPTSPAMPCKMELDKRLSQEKHTSDSDSVAMGDTGSPATRRDHGEHGKGKKSGLADLKGSMSRAAGKKITRIISFSKKKPSPEDNQTSSTEEDIPCCGYLSVLVNQCWKERWCRLKGNTLYFHKDRTDLRTHVNAIVLRGCEVVPGLGPKHPFAFRILRHGQEVTALEASCSEDLGRWLGLLLVETGSQTAPEALHYDYVDVETIANIVTAVRHSYLWASSSQDHRADSSRVVYDDVPYEKVQAEEEPGRPGGAQVKRHASSCSEKSRRVDPQVKVKRHASSANQYRYGKNRAEEDARRFLTEKEKLEKEKASIRSELMLLRKEKRELREAMKGSTGPRLQELEQRVAGLEERCRQKEESRVDLELKLTEVKEQLKQSLAGGPALGLAVTSKAENGETTNKPNGGPPEHLVPVNCAAELRKRSPSIIPANTGSVLRKAKEWEKKQT; encoded by the exons TGCTGGaccagctcctgccagagctCAGCGTCCTGCTCAAGCTGCTGGACCACGAGTACCTGAGTGCCACCACGCAGGAGAAGAAGCTGGCTGTCTCCACCAtcctgcagaagctgcagccGCCTGCAG GGAAGGATGTGGACTACATGTACGTCAACACAGCGTCCCTGGGCAACGGCACCAGCTTCGTGGAGTCCCTCTTTGAGGAGTTTG ACTGTGACCTGGGGGACCTGCAGGAcatgcaggaggaggagggggacaCCAGCGACGGCATTGGCTTGGAACTGGCAGGGAACCAGACGGCCAAACCT GTTCCTGTGGATCCTGCTCCTCCACTGCCCACCACTCCCCCTCCTGAGGATTACTACGAGGAAGCGCTGCCCCTGGGCCCTGGCAAGGCCCCTGAGTACATCACCTCCCGCA ACAGCTCCAGCCCCCCCAATTCCATCGAGGACGGCTATTACGAGGATGCAGACAGCAGCTACCCCGTCACCAGGATAAATGGGGAGCAAAAAAACTCCT ACAATGACTCGGATGCCATGAGCAGCTCTTACGAGTCCTAtgacgaggaggaggaggagggcaagGGCCAGCAGCTGACACACCAGTGGCCCTCGGAGGAGGCCTCCATGAACCTGGTGAAGGATTGCCGGATCTGCGCATTCCTCCTGCGCAAGAAGCGCTTCGGGCAGTGGGCCAAGCAGCTCACCATCATCCGGGACAGCAAACTGCTG TGCTACAAAAGCTCCAAGGACCGGCAGCCACATGTGGAGGTGCCCCTGAGCACCTGCAACGTCATTTATGTCCCCAAGGACGGGCGGCGCAAGAAGCACGAGCTGCGGTTCTCGCTGCCGGGGGCCGAGGCACTGGTGCTGGCGGTGCAGAGCAAGGAGCAGGCTGAGGAGTGGCTCAAG gtgATAAAGGAAGCCAGCAGTCCAGCAGCGGGCGGGATGGAGGCCCCCACCTCCCCAGCGATGCCGTGCAAGATGGAGCTGGATAAG CGGCTGTCCCAGGAGAAGCACACCTCAGACTCGGACAGTGTGGCCATGGGTGACACCGGGTCCCCGGCCACCCGCAGAGACCACGGCGAGCATG ggaaaggcaaaaagaGCGGCCTGGCTGACCTGAAGGGCTCGATGAGCCGGGCAGCGGGGAAGAAGATCACCAGGATCATCAGCTTCTCCAAGAAGAAGCCATCCCCCGAGGACAACCAGACCTCCTCCACCGAGGAGGACATCCCCTGCTGCG GCTACCTCAGCGTGCTGGTGAACCAGTGCTGGAAGGAGCGCTGGTGTCGCCTCAAGGGCAACACCCTCTACTTCCACAAGGACCGCACGGACCTGCGCACGCACGTGAACGCCATCGTCCTGCGGGGCTGCGAGGTGGTGCCCGGGCTGGGCCCCAAGCACCCCTTTGCCTTCCGCATCCTGCGCCACGGGCAGGAGGTGACGGCGCTGGAG GCAAGCTGCTCCGAAGACCTGGGCCGCTGGCTGGGTCTCCTGTTGGTGGAGACAGGCTCCCAGACAGCCCCAGAGGCCTTGCACTATGACTACGTGGATGTGGAGACCATTGCTAACATCGTGACGGCCGTGAGACACTCCTACCT GTGGGCCAGCTCTTCCCAGGATCACCGAGCGGACTCCTCCCGGGTGGTGTACGATGATGTCCCCTATGAGAAGGTTCAG gcagaggaggagccGGGGCGGCCGGGTGGGGCCCAGGTGAAGCGCCACGCCTCGTCCTGCAGCGAGAAATCGCGGAGGGTGGACCCGCAAGTCAAAGTGAAGAGACACGCATCCA GTGCCAACCAGTACAGGTACGGCAAGAACCGGGCCGAGGAGGACGCCAGGCGATTCCTGACggagaaggagaagctggagaaggagaaggcaTCGATCCGCAGCGAGCTGATGTTGCTGCGGAAGGAGAAGCGGGAGCTGCGGGAAGCCATGAAGGGCAGCACGG GGCcgaggctgcaggagctggagcagcggGTGGCGGGGCTGGAGGAGCGATGCCGGCAGAAGGAGGAGTCTCGGGTCGATCTGGAGCTCAAGCTGACCGAGgtgaaggagcagctgaagcagtCGCTAGCAGGAGggccagccctggggctggctgTGACCAGCAAGGCTGAGAATGGG GAAACTACAAACAAGCCAAACGGGGGCCCCCCGGAGCACTTGGTCCCTGTGaactgtgcagcagagctgaggaagaGAAGCCCCTCCATCATCCCTGCCAACACGGGAAGCGTGCTGCGGAAAGCCAAG gaatGGGAAAAGAAGCAGACTTAA
- the AFAP1L1 gene encoding actin filament-associated protein 1-like 1 isoform X3 translates to MDRLSVLDQLLPELSVLLKLLDHEYLSATTQEKKLAVSTILQKLQPPAGKDVDYMYVNTASLGNGTSFVESLFEEFDCDLGDLQDMQEEEGDTSDGIGLELAGNQTAKPVPVDPAPPLPTTPPPEDYYEEALPLGPGKAPEYITSRNNDSDAMSSSYESYDEEEEEGKGQQLTHQWPSEEASMNLVKDCRICAFLLRKKRFGQWAKQLTIIRDSKLLCYKSSKDRQPHVEVPLSTCNVIYVPKDGRRKKHELRFSLPGAEALVLAVQSKEQAEEWLKVIKEASSPAAGGMEAPTSPAMPCKMELDKRLSQEKHTSDSDSVAMGDTGSPATRRDHGEHGKGKKSGLADLKGSMSRAAGKKITRIISFSKKKPSPEDNQTSSTEEDIPCCGYLSVLVNQCWKERWCRLKGNTLYFHKDRTDLRTHVNAIVLRGCEVVPGLGPKHPFAFRILRHGQEVTALEASCSEDLGRWLGLLLVETGSQTAPEALHYDYVDVETIANIVTAVRHSYLWASSSQDHRADSSRVVYDDVPYEKVQQAEEEPGRPGGAQVKRHASSCSEKSRRVDPQVKVKRHASSANQYRYGKNRAEEDARRFLTEKEKLEKEKASIRSELMLLRKEKRELREAMKGSTGPRLQELEQRVAGLEERCRQKEESRVDLELKLTEVKEQLKQSLAGGPALGLAVTSKAENGETTNKPNGGPPEHLVPVNCAAELRKRSPSIIPANTGSVLRKAKEWEKKQT, encoded by the exons TGCTGGaccagctcctgccagagctCAGCGTCCTGCTCAAGCTGCTGGACCACGAGTACCTGAGTGCCACCACGCAGGAGAAGAAGCTGGCTGTCTCCACCAtcctgcagaagctgcagccGCCTGCAG GGAAGGATGTGGACTACATGTACGTCAACACAGCGTCCCTGGGCAACGGCACCAGCTTCGTGGAGTCCCTCTTTGAGGAGTTTG ACTGTGACCTGGGGGACCTGCAGGAcatgcaggaggaggagggggacaCCAGCGACGGCATTGGCTTGGAACTGGCAGGGAACCAGACGGCCAAACCT GTTCCTGTGGATCCTGCTCCTCCACTGCCCACCACTCCCCCTCCTGAGGATTACTACGAGGAAGCGCTGCCCCTGGGCCCTGGCAAGGCCCCTGAGTACATCACCTCCCGCA ACAATGACTCGGATGCCATGAGCAGCTCTTACGAGTCCTAtgacgaggaggaggaggagggcaagGGCCAGCAGCTGACACACCAGTGGCCCTCGGAGGAGGCCTCCATGAACCTGGTGAAGGATTGCCGGATCTGCGCATTCCTCCTGCGCAAGAAGCGCTTCGGGCAGTGGGCCAAGCAGCTCACCATCATCCGGGACAGCAAACTGCTG TGCTACAAAAGCTCCAAGGACCGGCAGCCACATGTGGAGGTGCCCCTGAGCACCTGCAACGTCATTTATGTCCCCAAGGACGGGCGGCGCAAGAAGCACGAGCTGCGGTTCTCGCTGCCGGGGGCCGAGGCACTGGTGCTGGCGGTGCAGAGCAAGGAGCAGGCTGAGGAGTGGCTCAAG gtgATAAAGGAAGCCAGCAGTCCAGCAGCGGGCGGGATGGAGGCCCCCACCTCCCCAGCGATGCCGTGCAAGATGGAGCTGGATAAG CGGCTGTCCCAGGAGAAGCACACCTCAGACTCGGACAGTGTGGCCATGGGTGACACCGGGTCCCCGGCCACCCGCAGAGACCACGGCGAGCATG ggaaaggcaaaaagaGCGGCCTGGCTGACCTGAAGGGCTCGATGAGCCGGGCAGCGGGGAAGAAGATCACCAGGATCATCAGCTTCTCCAAGAAGAAGCCATCCCCCGAGGACAACCAGACCTCCTCCACCGAGGAGGACATCCCCTGCTGCG GCTACCTCAGCGTGCTGGTGAACCAGTGCTGGAAGGAGCGCTGGTGTCGCCTCAAGGGCAACACCCTCTACTTCCACAAGGACCGCACGGACCTGCGCACGCACGTGAACGCCATCGTCCTGCGGGGCTGCGAGGTGGTGCCCGGGCTGGGCCCCAAGCACCCCTTTGCCTTCCGCATCCTGCGCCACGGGCAGGAGGTGACGGCGCTGGAG GCAAGCTGCTCCGAAGACCTGGGCCGCTGGCTGGGTCTCCTGTTGGTGGAGACAGGCTCCCAGACAGCCCCAGAGGCCTTGCACTATGACTACGTGGATGTGGAGACCATTGCTAACATCGTGACGGCCGTGAGACACTCCTACCT GTGGGCCAGCTCTTCCCAGGATCACCGAGCGGACTCCTCCCGGGTGGTGTACGATGATGTCCCCTATGAGAAGGTTCAG caggcagaggaggagccGGGGCGGCCGGGTGGGGCCCAGGTGAAGCGCCACGCCTCGTCCTGCAGCGAGAAATCGCGGAGGGTGGACCCGCAAGTCAAAGTGAAGAGACACGCATCCA GTGCCAACCAGTACAGGTACGGCAAGAACCGGGCCGAGGAGGACGCCAGGCGATTCCTGACggagaaggagaagctggagaaggagaaggcaTCGATCCGCAGCGAGCTGATGTTGCTGCGGAAGGAGAAGCGGGAGCTGCGGGAAGCCATGAAGGGCAGCACGG GGCcgaggctgcaggagctggagcagcggGTGGCGGGGCTGGAGGAGCGATGCCGGCAGAAGGAGGAGTCTCGGGTCGATCTGGAGCTCAAGCTGACCGAGgtgaaggagcagctgaagcagtCGCTAGCAGGAGggccagccctggggctggctgTGACCAGCAAGGCTGAGAATGGG GAAACTACAAACAAGCCAAACGGGGGCCCCCCGGAGCACTTGGTCCCTGTGaactgtgcagcagagctgaggaagaGAAGCCCCTCCATCATCCCTGCCAACACGGGAAGCGTGCTGCGGAAAGCCAAG gaatGGGAAAAGAAGCAGACTTAA